In Streptomyces liangshanensis, the DNA window TTCCCGCGGGGTCCTTCGCGGCCCCCGCGGCCTCCTGCGTGATCTTCGGCTGAGCACCGGCGACCGGGCCCCGACCGCCGACTCCTGGCACGGGGCCCGACCCGTGCCGTCCTCGCCGCCCCGCGGAAGGGCCTGCGCCGGACGACGACCGGCGCGGCCCTTCCGCGTACGGGGCGTACCGTCCCGCCCCGAGGGGCGGGACGTCAGTGGGTCGGGGCGCCCTGCGCCTGCTCCGCGATACCCAGCTCCGAGGTGTACTTCGAGAGCACCAGCTTGCCGATCGCGGGGTACGCGCCGAGCGGCTCGGCCGCGGCGCAGTCGGCCTCCTTGAGAGCCGCGTCGAGCAGCCCGCCGGGAAGCTCAGGACCGACCAGGTACGGGGCGAGCGCGAGCTGCGTCGCACCGGAGCCGCGCAGCTCCTCCGCGACGGCGGCGACCGAGCCCTCCACGTCGAGCGCGGCGGCCATCACCGGTACGGCGAGGCGCGCGGCCAGCAGCATGCCCGTGATCCCGGCGGTCCGTACCGCCTCCTCGCCGCCCACCGTCACCAGGATGATGCCGTCGGCGGCCGTCGCCACCGTGAACAGCCTGGCGCGGTCGGCGCGGGCCAGACCGGCCTCCGACAGCCGTACGTGCAGGCCTTCGGCGAGCAGCGGGTGCGGACCGAGAACGTCCGTCGTCCGCGTCTCCGTGCCGCTGCCCGCGACAGCCTGGCGTATCCGGTCGAGCAGGTCGTTCTCGGGACCCGTGAGCAGGGGCACGACCACGGCGGCCGGGCCCTCGGGCTCGGTCACCTCGCGGCCCGCGGCCTTCGCCAGCTCGTAGCGCTCGATGCGCCGGGCGGCGATGCGGGTCAGGACAGCCTCGAGCGTCGGCTGCTCGGTCGTCTCGTCCGCGTCGTCGGAGCCGTCCAGGAAGCCGATCGCGGCGTCCAGTCCCGGCAGCTCGGAGCGGGCGATGCTGATGACTTCCTCGGCCAGGCCGCGGGCCGCGTCCGAGGGCGCGCCGGGGACGGCGAGGACCAGCGCGGGCGCACCTTCGGGCGCCGCCACGGGTTCCGGGCGGCGGTGGCGCCCCGACTGGCGGGGTCGCGGCATTCGTACAGGCAGGCCGGGTGCAGGCCCAGTGGGGGTGCTCATGGCGTCGAATGCTACTGGTTTTGTGGGTGCGGCTGTTCGGGGAGGGGCCAACACCGAGGCATCTGTCCCTATTTATCCGTTAGGTATATTTCTGCTCATCTATCCT includes these proteins:
- a CDS encoding sirohydrochlorin chelatase — encoded protein: MSTPTGPAPGLPVRMPRPRQSGRHRRPEPVAAPEGAPALVLAVPGAPSDAARGLAEEVISIARSELPGLDAAIGFLDGSDDADETTEQPTLEAVLTRIAARRIERYELAKAAGREVTEPEGPAAVVVPLLTGPENDLLDRIRQAVAGSGTETRTTDVLGPHPLLAEGLHVRLSEAGLARADRARLFTVATAADGIILVTVGGEEAVRTAGITGMLLAARLAVPVMAAALDVEGSVAAVAEELRGSGATQLALAPYLVGPELPGGLLDAALKEADCAAAEPLGAYPAIGKLVLSKYTSELGIAEQAQGAPTH